Proteins found in one Dryobates pubescens isolate bDryPub1 chromosome 1, bDryPub1.pri, whole genome shotgun sequence genomic segment:
- the GPRIN3 gene encoding G protein-regulated inducer of neurite outgrowth 3 has product MGTVPDPLRSAKLSLVTASEKEDCLGDLQSAKHQPKLPSEERASNGFPFIPPDSAGVCLFDLKHTAAASVPRCVYKDNASHQEAFPPGLSSKASEECSAAVDSADSSCPAGSEGLAAPALTTVGAPLGGQGPEMMPAPQSSQQFVQGSQAKTGSLTQMDDSALKPQGTDDQPALEVLNYSSLGHPIRGNESCCTSQANLLQRGEKDRGTATGSAVCQTASPARHTKADLGRDPQTTLEAISGAADTAQMHLTDKTEVVQGSKAPVQSSHGSPHPIDNTVTEPGSPGPTQLSKYREMGTMTVQPESNFLTEEAVSRTWRDAEVQAVATVESKSASTSPSILAAFLKGNPPPEEKEELHIIYHGGTGLSQSAITDSLSSKQKSPCSPGIVSESAVVVAVTAPAQTQPVQLPGFLSDVVPPASAVNAKLVPSSSSAALISQGTSVCDAEIVGTACGGKDAAQLPMDAQVPPKPIPEKLAVGSNNQTPAQTESGTGEPSTTSAATVPGTKNNLRDLVHDTGSSCLPLRNSTDSEVKQKEVLGSSDQKPAQSKGTSQGETIPNTSVVKPKEENSVVLDAKGGMSASYPVTVCIEACSEDAGEKESRGQGDTGQAQMARGQSLQAGLMPELRLSSARLTPPLEASAAPQQQGLQAKESRRELQTAVLPTSAQALPNVGENKKVPTPAMEAKVQMKQSKHVRDVIWDEQGMTWEVYGASLDPESLGIAIQNHLQRQIREHEKLIRAQNSQSRKSISSDTSSNKKLKGRQHNMFQAMLQNLRRPNCCVRPAPSSVLD; this is encoded by the coding sequence ATGGGGACTGTACCTGATCCTCTGAGATCTGCCAAGCTTTCCCTGGTCACAGCTTCTGAGAAGGAGGACTGCCTGGGAGACTTGCAGTCTGCTAAGCACCAGCCCAAACTACCCAGTGAAGAGAGGGCCAGCAATGGCTTCCCATTTATCCCACCTGACTCTGCTGGAGTTTGCTTGTTTGACCTGAAACATACAGCGGCTGCCAGTGTGCCAAGGTGTGTCTACAAGGACAATGCTAGCCACCAGGAAGCCTTTcctcctgggctcagcagcaaagcttctgAGGAGTGTTCTGCAGCTGTAGATTCTGCTgattcctcctgcccagcaggcagcgAAGGACTAGCAGCACCAGCCCTAACCACAGTAGGAGCTCCCttgggggggcaggggccagAGATGatgccagccccacagagctCCCAGCAGTTTGTGCAAGGCAGCCAGGCAAAAACAGGCTCCCTGACACAAATGGATGACTCTGCCTTGAAACCTCAGGGGACTGATGATCAGCCGGCACTTGAGGTGTTAAATTATTCTTCCCTGGGCCACCCTATCAGGGGTAATGAGTCCTGTTGTACTTCTCAGGCAAACCTTctgcaaagaggggaaaaagacagGGGAACAGCAACTGGTTCTGCTGTGTGTCAGACTGCCTCGCCAGCAAGGCACACCAAAGCTGACCTGGGAAGAGACCCACAAACCACTCTGGAGGCAATAAGTGGGGCTGCAGATACTGCACAGATGCATCTCACAGATAAAACTGAAGtggtgcagggcagcaaggcaCCAGTCCAATCTAGCCATGGGAGTCCACATCCCATAGACAACACAGTCACTGAGCCAGGAAGTCCAGGCCCCACTCAGCTCTCCAAATACAGAGAAATGGGTACAATGACAGTTCAGCCAGAGAGCAACTTTTTAACTGAGGAAGCAGTAAGCAGGACTTGGCGAGATGCTGAGGTTCAGGCTGTGGCTACCGTGGAGAGCAAATCGGCCTCCACCAGTcccagcatccttgcagccttcttAAAAGGGAATCCACctccagaagagaaggaagaactgCACATAATTTACCATGGAGGAACAGGGCTGAGCCAATCTGCAATTACTGACAGTTTATCCTCAAAACAAAAGTCCCCATGTTCTCCTGGTATCGTGTCAGAATCAGCTGTTGTGGTGGCTGTGACTGCTCCAGCCCAAACTCAGCCTGTGCAACTGCCTGGTTTCCTATCTGATGTGGTGCCTCCAGCATCAGCAGTTAATGCAAAACttgttccctcctcctcctctgcagcccttaTCTCCCAAGGGACATCAGTGTGTGATGCTGAAATAGTTGGTACAGCCTGTGGTGGCAAggatgctgctcagctgccaatGGATGCTCAAGTCCCCCCAAAGCCCATCCCTGAGAAGCTTGCAGTTGGCTCCAATAATCAAACTCCAGCACAAACTGAGTCTGGCACTGGTGAACCAAGCACCACTTCTGCTGCCACTGTCCCAGGAACGAAGAACAACTTGCGAGATCTTGTCCATGACACGGGAAGCAGCTGCTTACCTTTACGCAATAGCACAGACAGTGAGGTCAAGCAGAAGGAGGTCCTGGGCAGTTCTGATCAAAAGCCTGCACAAAGTAAGGGTACAAGTCAAGGGGAGACCATTCCTAACACATCTGTGGTGAaaccaaaggaagaaaattctGTGGTGCTTGATGCTAAAGGAGGGATGAGTGCTAGCTACCCTGTCACTGTCTGCATAGAGGCATGCTCGGAGGATGCAGGtgaaaaggagagcagaggccAGGGAGACACTGGCCAGGCTCAGATGGCCAGAGgccagagcctgcaggcaggactAATGCCTGAGTTGAGGTTGAGTTCTGCACGTCTCACCCCTCCCTTGGAGGcatcagcagctccccagcagcaaggccTCCAGGCCAAGGAGTCCAGACGTGAGCTCCAGACAGCAGTTCTTCCTACTTCAGCTCAGGCTTTGCCAAAcgtgggggaaaacaaaaaggtcCCCACCCCAGCCATGGAGGCAAAAGTGCAGATGAAGCAGTCCAAACACGTCAGGGATGTTATTTGGGACGAGCAGGGCATGACATGGGAGGTTTATGGTGCTTCCCTTGATCCAGAATCCCTGGGAATTGCCATCCAGAACCACTTACAGAGACAAATACGGGAACATGAGAAACTGATTCGGGCCCAGAACAGTCAGTCCCGGAAATCCATTTCCTCAGACACGTCCTCAAACAAAAAACtgaaaggcaggcagcacaaCATGTTCCAGGCCATGCTGCAGAACCTCAGGCGGCCAAATTGCTGCGTCCGACCCGCTCCCTCTTCTGTGTTAGACTGA